In the genome of Paenibacillus thermoaerophilus, one region contains:
- a CDS encoding class I SAM-dependent methyltransferase encodes MFLADDWKDYELIDTGGGEKLERWGSYILRRPDPQVIWPLQDEYRLWREADGHYHRSSSGGGHWEFRKQLPERWTISWGPLSFHIKPTGFKHTGLFPEQAANWRWMMDVISKANRPVKVLNLFAYTGGATVACAAAGAEVCHVDASKGVVQWAKENLHLSGLGDRPVRFITDDAFKFVQREIRRGKRYDAIIMDPPSYGRGPNGETWKLENDLFRFIETVSEVLSDKPLFLLINSYTTGFSPTVLKNMLTLTIGRKHKGRITTGEIGLPVTRSGLVLPAGMLGRWEA; translated from the coding sequence ATGTTTTTAGCTGACGACTGGAAAGATTACGAACTGATCGACACCGGAGGCGGCGAGAAGCTGGAGCGCTGGGGCTCCTATATATTGCGCCGGCCCGATCCGCAAGTGATATGGCCCCTGCAGGACGAATACCGCCTCTGGCGCGAAGCGGACGGCCATTACCACCGCAGCTCTTCGGGCGGAGGCCACTGGGAATTCCGCAAACAGTTGCCGGAGCGCTGGACGATCTCCTGGGGTCCGCTCTCGTTCCACATCAAGCCGACGGGCTTCAAGCACACCGGCTTGTTCCCTGAGCAGGCGGCCAACTGGCGCTGGATGATGGACGTGATCTCGAAGGCGAACCGGCCCGTCAAGGTGTTGAACCTGTTCGCTTACACCGGCGGCGCGACGGTCGCATGCGCGGCGGCCGGCGCAGAGGTGTGCCACGTGGACGCGTCGAAGGGCGTCGTCCAGTGGGCCAAGGAAAACCTGCACCTGTCCGGACTCGGAGACCGGCCGGTCCGTTTCATCACGGACGACGCGTTCAAGTTCGTGCAGCGCGAGATTCGCCGCGGCAAACGGTACGACGCGATCATTATGGACCCCCCTTCCTACGGGCGGGGACCGAACGGCGAAACCTGGAAGCTGGAGAACGACCTGTTCCGCTTCATCGAGACGGTCAGCGAGGTGCTGTCGGACAAGCCGCTGTTCCTGCTGATCAACTCGTATACGACCGGCTTCTCGCCGACGGTGCTCAAGAACATGCTCACGCTGACGATCGGCCGCAAACACAAAGGGCGGATCACGACCGGCGAGATCGGCCTGCCGGTAACCCGCAGCGGTCTCGTGCTGCCGGCGGGCATGCTCGGACGCTGGGAGGCGTAA